A DNA window from Mesorhizobium sp. C432A contains the following coding sequences:
- a CDS encoding DNA topoisomerase IB → MLDKSGTPSGRSAAGQGDDGAPKNGAQTAAEQASLTYISDSEPGIRRLKAGEAFSYKGAKGQAVGAAAIARIKALAIPPAWTDVWISPDPAGHIQATGRDQRGRKQYRYHPLWAAERDGAKYSSLVAFAESLPELRRRIDADLRRRGLPAERVVAAIVWLLDNTMIRVGNAAYARDNKSFGLTTLRDRHVDIKGSSLRFAFKGKSGKEWKLKLVDRRIARVVRGAQDIPGQQLFQYLDEDGERHGVRSDDVNRYIRDAIGANFSSKHFRTWGGTIHAASLFARTELPESQAQTKRVMNAVIDKVAERLGNTRAVCRKCYIHPQVFEAWVEGRLLSEMTEANKRKRSIDGLDDEEALVLRWLKASEG, encoded by the coding sequence ATGCTGGACAAATCTGGGACGCCATCCGGCCGGTCGGCGGCCGGACAGGGGGACGATGGGGCGCCGAAGAACGGCGCGCAGACCGCTGCCGAACAGGCCTCGCTCACCTATATCAGCGACAGCGAGCCGGGGATCCGGCGCCTGAAGGCGGGCGAAGCCTTTTCCTACAAGGGCGCGAAAGGACAGGCCGTCGGCGCGGCAGCCATTGCCCGCATCAAGGCGCTGGCCATTCCGCCGGCATGGACGGATGTGTGGATCTCGCCCGATCCCGCCGGCCACATCCAGGCGACCGGCCGCGACCAGCGCGGGCGCAAACAGTACCGCTACCATCCGCTGTGGGCCGCCGAGCGCGACGGCGCCAAATACTCCAGCCTTGTCGCCTTTGCCGAAAGCCTGCCGGAGTTGCGCCGCCGGATCGATGCCGATCTGCGCCGCCGCGGCCTGCCGGCCGAGCGCGTCGTGGCGGCAATTGTCTGGCTGCTCGACAACACGATGATCCGGGTCGGCAATGCCGCCTATGCCCGTGACAACAAGAGCTTTGGGCTGACGACGCTGCGCGACCGCCACGTCGACATCAAGGGATCTAGCCTGCGCTTTGCCTTCAAGGGCAAGTCCGGCAAGGAATGGAAATTGAAGCTGGTCGACCGCCGCATCGCCCGGGTCGTGCGCGGCGCGCAGGATATTCCGGGGCAGCAACTGTTCCAATATCTCGACGAGGATGGCGAGAGGCATGGAGTGCGCTCCGACGATGTCAACCGCTATATCCGCGACGCGATCGGCGCCAATTTCAGCTCCAAGCATTTCCGCACCTGGGGCGGCACCATCCATGCCGCGTCGCTGTTTGCGCGGACGGAGCTTCCCGAAAGCCAGGCGCAGACCAAGCGTGTAATGAACGCCGTCATCGACAAGGTGGCCGAGCGGCTCGGCAACACACGCGCCGTCTGCCGCAAATGCTACATCCATCCACAGGTTTTCGAAGCCTGGGTGGAAGGGCGGCTGCTTAGCGAAATGACCGAGGCCAACAAGCGCAAGCGATCGATAGACGGTCTCGATGATGAAGAGGCTCTTGTGCTGAGATGGTTGAAGGCAAGCGAAGGCTGA
- a CDS encoding YciI family protein yields the protein MLYAILCYASEDVVSSWSKAQDDEVMAKLMHVQEKYAQAGRLGPVARLLPTTAATTLRKVKGESVVIDGPFAETKEQFLGFYTLECADLDEAVDFARELSEVNPSGGSYEIRPVSVFNPTRVAT from the coding sequence ATGCTCTACGCTATCCTCTGCTATGCCTCCGAAGATGTCGTCTCCTCCTGGAGCAAGGCACAGGATGACGAGGTCATGGCAAAGCTCATGCATGTGCAGGAAAAATACGCTCAAGCCGGCCGGCTTGGGCCGGTGGCGCGGCTTTTGCCCACCACCGCCGCGACGACGCTGCGCAAGGTCAAGGGCGAATCGGTCGTCATCGACGGCCCGTTTGCCGAGACCAAGGAACAGTTCCTCGGCTTCTACACGCTGGAATGCGCCGATCTCGACGAAGCCGTCGACTTCGCGCGCGAGCTTTCCGAGGTCAATCCCAGCGGCGGATCCTATGAGATCCGACCGGTTTCCGTCTTCAACCCAACCAGAGTAGCCACATGA
- a CDS encoding RNA polymerase sigma factor, with protein sequence MTDLAWISSAISAARPQAMGALLRYFRNLDTAEEAFQDACLRALKNWPQNGPPRDPAAWLIFVGRNTGIDAVRKRAKQAPMPEEDQISDLEDAESDIAERLDGAHYRDDILRLLFICCHPDLPPTQQIAVALRIVSGLTVKQIARAFLVGESAMEQRITRAKARIADAGVPFETPGAVERSERLAAVAAMVYLIFNEGYSTNSGEAPARAPLCEEAIRLARLLLRLFQTEPEIMGLTALLLLQHARAPARFDENGEIVLLDDQDRSLWSRKMIDEGLALVDKALRHQKPGPYQVQAAIAALHARAATPEETDWTEIDLLYSLLEAMQPSPVVTLNRAVAVAKVRGPEAALAMIEPLGERLSGYFHFFGLKGGLLMQLGRGEEARVAFDRAIALANTAAEAAHIRMHIDRLMRDGAVKAPAKTAH encoded by the coding sequence ATGACAGACCTCGCCTGGATAAGCTCGGCGATCAGCGCTGCCCGCCCGCAGGCTATGGGTGCGCTGCTGCGCTATTTCCGCAATCTCGATACGGCGGAGGAAGCTTTCCAGGACGCGTGCCTGAGGGCACTCAAGAACTGGCCGCAGAACGGGCCGCCGCGCGATCCTGCGGCCTGGCTGATCTTTGTCGGCCGCAACACCGGCATCGACGCGGTGCGCAAGCGCGCCAAGCAGGCGCCGATGCCGGAAGAGGACCAGATCTCGGACCTGGAAGATGCCGAGAGCGATATCGCCGAACGGCTGGACGGCGCGCACTACCGCGATGACATATTGCGGCTCTTGTTCATCTGCTGCCATCCGGATCTGCCGCCTACGCAGCAGATCGCGGTGGCGCTGCGCATCGTCTCCGGTCTCACCGTCAAGCAGATCGCGCGTGCGTTCCTGGTCGGCGAAAGCGCCATGGAACAGCGCATCACGCGCGCCAAGGCGCGCATTGCCGATGCCGGCGTGCCGTTCGAGACGCCCGGCGCGGTCGAGCGCTCGGAGCGGCTCGCCGCCGTTGCCGCCATGGTCTATCTGATCTTCAACGAAGGTTATTCCACCAACAGCGGCGAGGCGCCGGCGCGTGCGCCGCTTTGCGAGGAGGCGATCCGGCTGGCGCGCCTGTTGCTGCGGCTGTTCCAGACCGAACCGGAGATCATGGGCCTGACGGCATTGCTTTTGCTGCAGCATGCGCGCGCGCCGGCCCGCTTCGACGAGAATGGCGAGATCGTGCTGCTCGACGACCAGGACCGCTCGCTGTGGAGCCGCAAGATGATCGACGAAGGCCTGGCGCTGGTCGACAAGGCCCTGCGCCACCAGAAGCCCGGACCCTACCAGGTGCAGGCGGCGATCGCCGCCCTTCATGCGCGGGCGGCAACCCCCGAGGAGACCGACTGGACCGAGATCGACCTGCTCTACAGCCTGCTGGAGGCGATGCAACCTTCGCCGGTGGTGACGCTGAACCGCGCGGTTGCGGTCGCCAAGGTGCGCGGGCCGGAAGCTGCCCTTGCCATGATCGAGCCGCTTGGCGAGAGGCTGTCCGGCTATTTCCACTTCTTCGGCCTCAAGGGCGGTCTGTTGATGCAGCTCGGCCGTGGCGAAGAGGCGCGTGTCGCCTTCGATCGCGCCATTGCGTTGGCCAACACGGCAGCGGAAGCCGCCCATATCCGCATGCATATCGACCGGCTGATGCGGGACGGAGCCGTGAAGGCGCCGGCGAAGACAGCGCACTAA
- a CDS encoding aldehyde dehydrogenase family protein — MTIAKETAELLAKLGVAKDALTGGDLVVRSPVTGEQIAALKTISPADAAKTIDAAHTAFQAWRMVPGPRRGELVRLLGEELRAHKTELGRLVSIEVGKIPSEGLGEVQEMIDICDFAVGLSRQLYGLTIATERPGHRMMETWHPLGVVGVISAFNFPVAVWSWNAALALVCGDAVVWKPSEKTPLTALACEAIFAGAVKRFGADAPHGLAPVLIGDRSVGEILVDHPKVALVSATGSTRMGRDVGPRLAKRFARAVLELGGNNAGIVCPTADLDMALRAIAFGAMGTAGQRCTTLRRLFVHDSVYDTLLPRLKKAYESVSVGNPLETSSLVGPLIDKAAFDAMQKALKEATAHGGKLTGGSRVENGHPDAYYVHPALVEMPKQVAPVTEETFAPILYVMKYSDFDAVLDEHNAVGAGLSSSIFTRDLQESERFLGVDGSDCGIANVNIGTSGAEIGGAFGGEKETGGGRESGSDAWKAYMRRATNTVNYSKALPLAQGVSFDID, encoded by the coding sequence ATGACGATAGCGAAGGAAACGGCCGAACTTCTGGCGAAACTGGGTGTGGCCAAGGACGCGCTGACCGGCGGCGACCTCGTCGTGCGCAGCCCGGTGACGGGTGAACAGATCGCGGCGCTGAAGACGATTTCGCCGGCCGATGCGGCCAAGACCATCGATGCCGCGCACACGGCGTTCCAGGCCTGGCGGATGGTGCCGGGTCCCCGACGCGGCGAACTGGTGCGGCTGCTCGGCGAGGAGTTGCGCGCGCACAAAACCGAGCTTGGCCGGCTGGTGTCGATCGAGGTCGGCAAGATCCCGTCGGAAGGCCTCGGCGAAGTTCAGGAAATGATCGACATCTGCGATTTCGCCGTCGGCCTTTCCCGCCAGCTCTACGGTCTAACCATCGCCACCGAGCGTCCGGGACATCGCATGATGGAGACCTGGCATCCGCTCGGCGTCGTCGGCGTCATTTCGGCCTTCAACTTCCCGGTCGCGGTGTGGTCGTGGAACGCGGCGCTCGCGCTGGTCTGCGGCGACGCCGTGGTGTGGAAGCCCTCGGAAAAGACGCCGCTGACGGCGCTCGCCTGCGAGGCGATTTTTGCCGGCGCGGTCAAGCGCTTCGGCGCAGATGCGCCGCATGGCCTGGCACCGGTGCTGATTGGCGACCGCTCCGTCGGCGAGATCCTGGTCGACCACCCGAAGGTGGCGCTGGTTTCGGCCACCGGCTCGACCCGCATGGGCCGGGATGTCGGCCCGCGGCTGGCCAAGCGCTTTGCCCGCGCCGTGCTCGAGCTCGGCGGCAACAATGCCGGCATCGTCTGCCCGACCGCCGATCTCGACATGGCGCTGCGCGCCATCGCCTTTGGCGCCATGGGCACCGCGGGCCAGCGCTGCACGACGCTGCGGCGCCTGTTCGTGCATGACAGCGTCTATGACACGCTGCTGCCGCGGCTGAAGAAGGCCTATGAGAGCGTCTCGGTCGGCAACCCGCTGGAGACGTCTTCGCTCGTCGGGCCGCTGATCGACAAGGCGGCGTTCGACGCCATGCAAAAGGCGCTCAAGGAAGCCACCGCTCACGGCGGCAAGCTGACCGGCGGTTCGCGGGTCGAGAATGGCCATCCCGATGCCTATTACGTGCATCCGGCGCTAGTCGAAATGCCGAAGCAGGTGGCTCCCGTTACCGAAGAAACCTTCGCGCCGATCCTCTATGTAATGAAGTACTCCGATTTCGATGCCGTGCTCGACGAGCACAATGCGGTCGGCGCCGGACTGTCGTCGTCGATCTTCACCCGCGACCTGCAGGAATCCGAGCGCTTCCTCGGCGTCGATGGTTCGGATTGCGGCATCGCCAACGTCAACATCGGCACGTCGGGCGCCGAGATCGGCGGCGCGTTCGGCGGCGAGAAGGAAACCGGCGGCGGCCGCGAGAGCGGCTCCGATGCCTGGAAGGCCTATATGCGCCGCGCCACCAACACGGTGAACTATTCCAAGGCGCTGCCGCTGGCGCAGGGCGTGTCATTCGACATCGATTGA
- the asnB gene encoding asparagine synthase (glutamine-hydrolyzing), protein MCGFGGYFGSIRDAEALLTHMVAAIAHRGPDEQGKFVAPDAGLGHARLSVIGIGDGQQPMSDEAGNLTIAFNGEIFNYIELREGLIAKGRHFRTSSDTEVILQLYEEMGEDCLSLLNGDFALAIWDNRQRRMVLARDRMGVRPLFYTSKDGVLYFASEIKALLKVPGVSAEIDPIALDQIFTLWAPIAPRTAFRNIHELEPASVMIATQGQVTVKRYWHLDYPHRDEPSKITNEDHAAEELQALLTDAVRLRMRADVPVGSYLSGGLDSSLVSALAAGMTPRRLETFSVTFDSAEHDESAFQIEMASALGTRHHAIECGARDIAGVFPEVVRFAERPIIRTAPAPLYKLSALVRQAGLKVVLTGEGADEVFAGYDVFKEARVRRFCGRQPTSRIRPQLFRRLYPYLPGLQQQSVEYLAAFFGTSNAALDDPLFSHRPRFKTTAAAKIFFSGDLRATLKGYDAAEELTSRLPEAFSLWHPLHQAQYLETRFLLPGYILSSQGDRMAMAHGIEGRFPFLDHRVVEFAARLPPEMKLKGLKEKHILRKVARHHLPAAIGKRTKQPYRAPEARSFVGAEELDYVRDCLGEASITAGGLFNAKAVAKLHEKCRMETATGFRDNAAFVGILSTQLWQKNFAGQAVGAARAA, encoded by the coding sequence ATGTGTGGATTCGGGGGTTATTTCGGGTCAATCCGGGATGCGGAAGCTTTGCTCACGCACATGGTAGCCGCAATTGCCCATCGTGGGCCGGATGAGCAAGGGAAATTCGTAGCACCCGATGCCGGGCTCGGGCATGCGCGGCTGTCGGTGATCGGCATCGGCGATGGCCAGCAACCGATGTCCGACGAGGCCGGCAATTTGACGATTGCGTTCAACGGCGAGATTTTCAACTACATAGAACTGCGCGAAGGGCTGATCGCCAAGGGCCGGCACTTTCGGACGTCGAGCGACACAGAGGTCATCCTTCAGCTCTATGAGGAGATGGGCGAAGACTGCTTGTCTCTCCTGAACGGTGATTTCGCCTTGGCGATATGGGACAATCGGCAGCGACGAATGGTGCTTGCACGAGACCGGATGGGTGTCCGGCCGCTGTTCTACACAAGCAAGGACGGGGTGCTTTACTTTGCCTCGGAGATCAAAGCCCTGCTGAAGGTCCCGGGCGTCTCCGCTGAAATTGATCCGATTGCGCTGGACCAGATCTTTACGCTGTGGGCGCCGATCGCTCCGCGCACGGCGTTCCGCAATATCCACGAGTTGGAACCGGCAAGTGTGATGATTGCGACGCAGGGGCAGGTCACGGTCAAGCGGTACTGGCACCTGGACTATCCGCATCGTGATGAGCCGTCGAAGATCACGAACGAGGACCACGCGGCAGAGGAGTTGCAAGCCCTTCTGACCGATGCGGTGAGGCTTCGCATGCGGGCCGACGTGCCGGTCGGTTCCTATCTTTCCGGAGGGCTCGATTCGTCGCTCGTTTCGGCGCTTGCCGCCGGCATGACTCCTCGGAGACTGGAGACATTTTCCGTAACCTTCGACAGCGCCGAGCATGACGAAAGCGCCTTTCAGATCGAAATGGCCTCGGCGCTCGGCACGCGCCACCACGCCATAGAATGCGGCGCCCGCGATATCGCCGGGGTCTTTCCTGAGGTCGTCCGCTTTGCCGAGCGGCCGATCATCCGCACGGCGCCAGCGCCACTCTACAAATTATCCGCCCTGGTTCGCCAGGCCGGCCTGAAGGTGGTGCTGACGGGTGAAGGCGCCGACGAGGTCTTCGCCGGCTACGACGTCTTCAAGGAGGCGCGTGTCCGCCGGTTCTGCGGGCGGCAGCCCACATCGCGCATAAGGCCGCAGCTGTTCCGCCGGCTTTACCCGTATCTGCCGGGCCTGCAACAGCAATCGGTGGAGTATCTGGCTGCCTTCTTCGGTACCAGCAACGCTGCCCTCGACGATCCGCTGTTCTCGCATCGGCCACGCTTCAAGACCACGGCGGCGGCGAAAATCTTCTTTTCCGGCGACCTGCGCGCGACGTTGAAGGGTTATGACGCAGCTGAAGAGCTGACCAGCCGCCTACCCGAGGCGTTTTCCCTATGGCATCCGCTGCATCAGGCGCAATATCTCGAAACCCGCTTCCTGCTGCCCGGCTACATCCTCTCCAGCCAAGGCGATCGGATGGCCATGGCGCACGGCATCGAAGGGCGGTTTCCTTTCCTGGATCATCGCGTGGTAGAGTTCGCGGCAAGACTTCCGCCGGAGATGAAACTGAAAGGCTTGAAGGAGAAGCACATATTGCGCAAGGTGGCCAGGCACCACCTTCCGGCGGCGATCGGTAAACGCACCAAGCAACCTTACCGCGCCCCGGAGGCCCGCTCCTTCGTCGGGGCGGAGGAACTAGACTATGTTCGTGACTGCCTTGGCGAGGCGAGCATTACCGCCGGCGGCCTGTTCAACGCCAAGGCGGTGGCCAAGCTCCACGAGAAATGCCGCATGGAGACCGCGACCGGATTTCGCGACAACGCCGCCTTCGTCGGCATTCTGTCGACGCAGCTGTGGCAGAAGAATTTCGCCGGCCAAGCGGTCGGCGCGGCAAGAGCGGCCTGA